The proteins below come from a single Rhizobium tropici CIAT 899 genomic window:
- a CDS encoding nuclear transport factor 2 family protein → MSEEQAIRAVVHLYVDGMAFANEPALRKAFHPRAAIIGNYQGAVEWMTRDEFIAAIVEEGSAPPGTIPLMEIELIDIEGDAASVKVVDEFAGMRFSDYLSLVKIDGRWSVVNKVYHLHR, encoded by the coding sequence ATGTCGGAAGAGCAGGCAATCCGTGCGGTTGTTCATCTCTATGTCGATGGCATGGCATTCGCGAACGAGCCGGCGCTGCGCAAGGCTTTCCATCCGCGGGCAGCTATCATCGGCAATTATCAAGGCGCGGTGGAATGGATGACGCGGGATGAATTCATCGCCGCGATCGTCGAGGAAGGCAGTGCCCCGCCCGGAACCATACCGTTGATGGAGATCGAACTGATCGACATCGAAGGCGATGCGGCCAGCGTCAAGGTCGTCGACGAATTCGCCGGGATGCGGTTTTCAGATTATCTATCGCTGGTGAAAATCGATGGGCGCTGGAGTG